The Microscilla marina ATCC 23134 genome includes a region encoding these proteins:
- a CDS encoding DUF5723 family protein, with protein MMMSKKIYVLLCTIAWGGVFCVVANAQNNPAAAYGSHFTLQGARYQPSKLGLGSERVQINLANAYGWFGNNITSMGEVERLLGGNLTSEEVNEKIEERLGQLNRTNRASFGLHVQPIGVAIKFVRKKPAYSIRTPTALCQPEDSYIERFTISAEINERVEGNIFLSKTLAQFAWKGNKQFAGQTVDLGRVGGTGFWLREFVAGFAAPVRIGKRAKIGFTQKKLRPQEMTLRIGGRIKVLEGMMAFRTSRFSGNMTTAVDGSSLGFDIDYQLNGALPYDRINADGNPVLDAENPANPLTVRGRGLGFDAGATFTFQNRVSISASLLDIGMVRYTKQTLNYTVQDQFTFEGVPITLGVGNNNLTDSTQSFVDSLTARFTPTPTQNSFNMALPMRLALQFEYKIPAKDRKGRSFNLHHFYATYVQGFTELGTATRRPSMQLGYNLNLFTIANFGLATSFGGHNAFAMSGYFSFRAGPVRLGVGSSALTYLVSKDNTTGADISFNLGVAW; from the coding sequence ATGATGATGTCCAAAAAAATATACGTACTATTATGCACCATAGCATGGGGTGGGGTATTTTGTGTGGTCGCAAATGCGCAAAACAATCCTGCTGCAGCCTATGGCAGTCACTTTACCTTGCAAGGCGCACGTTACCAACCCAGTAAGCTGGGGTTAGGCTCAGAGCGTGTACAAATTAACCTGGCCAATGCTTATGGATGGTTTGGGAACAATATTACGAGCATGGGAGAAGTAGAGCGTTTGTTGGGGGGCAACTTGACTTCTGAAGAAGTAAACGAAAAAATAGAAGAACGTTTGGGACAACTCAATCGAACAAACCGGGCGAGTTTTGGGCTCCATGTACAGCCCATAGGAGTGGCTATTAAATTTGTACGAAAAAAACCTGCCTATAGCATCCGTACCCCTACAGCATTGTGCCAGCCTGAAGATTCTTATATAGAGCGTTTTACTATATCGGCAGAAATAAACGAACGCGTGGAAGGGAATATCTTCTTGTCTAAAACCCTGGCACAATTTGCCTGGAAGGGTAATAAGCAGTTTGCGGGCCAAACGGTAGACCTGGGGCGAGTAGGAGGAACTGGTTTTTGGCTCAGGGAGTTTGTCGCTGGTTTTGCTGCCCCTGTTCGCATTGGGAAACGTGCCAAAATTGGCTTTACTCAAAAAAAACTTCGCCCTCAAGAAATGACCCTACGCATAGGAGGGCGAATCAAAGTATTGGAAGGAATGATGGCTTTTCGTACGTCAAGATTTTCGGGCAATATGACAACGGCTGTTGATGGAAGTAGTTTGGGGTTTGACATAGACTACCAACTCAATGGGGCACTGCCTTATGACAGGATTAACGCAGACGGCAACCCGGTACTGGATGCAGAAAACCCCGCCAATCCTTTAACAGTACGAGGGCGTGGTTTGGGGTTTGACGCAGGTGCTACTTTTACATTTCAAAACAGGGTTTCAATATCCGCAAGTTTGTTGGATATAGGGATGGTACGTTATACCAAGCAAACGCTTAACTATACTGTACAAGACCAATTTACGTTTGAGGGAGTGCCCATTACGCTGGGGGTAGGGAATAACAACCTGACCGACAGTACCCAATCGTTTGTAGACTCACTGACTGCACGTTTTACCCCCACACCCACTCAAAACAGCTTTAATATGGCACTGCCTATGCGCCTGGCCTTACAGTTTGAGTATAAAATACCTGCCAAAGACCGCAAAGGACGCAGCTTTAACCTGCACCACTTTTATGCTACTTATGTACAAGGGTTCACCGAATTGGGTACAGCCACCCGTCGTCCCAGTATGCAATTGGGTTATAACCTCAATTTGTTTACCATTGCCAACTTTGGGCTGGCTACCAGTTTTGGGGGACACAACGCTTTTGCTATGTCGGGCTACTTTTCATTTCGGGCAGGTCCTGTACGTTTGGGAGTAGGCTCTAGTGCCCTTACTTACCTTGTGAGCAAAGATAATACGACCGGAGCAGACATTTCTTTTAACCTGGGGGTAGCTTGGTAA
- a CDS encoding flotillin family protein, with protein MFLFKKAQTKQALVRVGAGGTVVSFGQIQVVPFFHHLTIIDLSLLHLSLHLSESQAILCKDFIKADVKVVFDIKVGANPSYIQNVFHSFDTDQLTDPTYLAQWFLPHFEHALRVVGQTMNFEDLRSQPDKLRDMTLEVIGKDLSGFELEDMLVESIERTSFDFYNEDDYLEQQGKAKAGRLAMKVPSKEESTVVGELDPLLHKNLMAEEAKQAFELESVKIEIKQQLEIARLEAEKQVELAKYTAKAEQNKPDDIDLELKKVRAQAQQEKQKIDQLQKEAERIKSEKKNDENNLKP; from the coding sequence ATGTTCTTATTCAAAAAAGCCCAAACCAAGCAAGCTTTAGTACGGGTGGGTGCAGGCGGTACTGTCGTTAGCTTTGGTCAAATACAAGTTGTTCCCTTTTTTCACCATCTCACTATCATTGATTTATCTTTGCTGCATTTGTCTTTGCACTTGAGCGAAAGCCAGGCAATTTTGTGCAAAGATTTTATCAAAGCAGATGTAAAAGTGGTATTTGATATAAAAGTGGGTGCCAATCCAAGTTATATTCAAAATGTGTTTCACTCTTTTGACACTGATCAACTCACTGACCCCACCTATTTGGCACAATGGTTTTTGCCCCATTTTGAGCACGCATTGCGGGTGGTAGGGCAAACAATGAACTTTGAGGACTTGCGTAGCCAGCCCGATAAACTGAGGGATATGACACTAGAGGTCATAGGGAAAGACTTGTCAGGGTTTGAACTAGAGGATATGTTAGTAGAAAGCATTGAGCGCACTTCCTTTGATTTTTATAATGAAGATGATTACCTGGAACAGCAAGGCAAAGCCAAGGCTGGGCGGCTTGCAATGAAGGTACCCAGCAAGGAAGAAAGCACGGTTGTTGGGGAACTTGATCCCTTGTTGCACAAAAACTTAATGGCTGAAGAAGCCAAACAAGCGTTTGAGTTGGAATCGGTAAAAATTGAAATAAAACAACAACTTGAAATAGCTCGTTTGGAAGCCGAAAAACAGGTTGAGTTGGCAAAATACACCGCTAAGGCTGAGCAAAACAAACCGGATGACATAGACTTGGAACTGAAAAAAGTACGCGCACAGGCACAACAGGAAAAACAAAAGATTGACCAGTTACAAAAAGAGGCCGAACGAATAAAATCAGAGAAAAAAAACGACGAAAATAATCTAAAACCCTAA
- the ggt gene encoding gamma-glutamyltransferase has translation MRHFTTLLLSFFLLFFSLPNTQAQDRVTGRNFATRSEVIAQNGMAATSHPLATQVALDMLKKGGNAIDAAIAANATLGLMEPTGSGIGGDLFAIVWDAKTKQLYGLNASGRSPKSLTLDYFQKKGLKKIPAHGALPVSVPGAVDGWFSLHKKFGKLKMTTILNPAIQYAEKGFPLTELIAYYMNRSIPFYLGKGFPNIKETYTINGKAPQKGQIFKNPALANTYRIIAKKGRDGFYKGKVARTIARFIKSQGGFLSYNDLASHSSEWVKPVAVNYRGYDVWELPPNGQGIAALQMLNILEGFDFSKISFGSPKHIHLVTEAKKLVFEDRAKYYADMQFSKVPLQTLISKEYAAKRRKLINRKRAGRNFTAGKISKGETIYLTVADKDGNMVSLIQSNYRGMGSGMVPPGLGFMLQDRGELFSLQKGQANTYAPGKRPFHTIIPAFVTKNGQPFMSFGVMGGDFQPQGHTQIVMNMIDFGMNLQEAGDAPRMDHTGSATPTGFANKGRGEIRLESGFDYSTIRQLMAMGHKVGFARGIYGGYQAIMYDAKNKVYYGASESRKDGQAAGY, from the coding sequence ATGCGACACTTCACTACACTTTTATTAAGCTTTTTTTTGTTGTTTTTTTCATTGCCAAACACACAGGCACAAGACCGGGTCACGGGCAGAAATTTTGCCACCAGGTCGGAGGTCATTGCCCAAAATGGCATGGCTGCTACCAGTCATCCATTGGCTACCCAGGTAGCTTTAGATATGCTAAAAAAAGGAGGCAATGCCATTGATGCTGCCATAGCAGCCAATGCTACTCTGGGTTTGATGGAGCCTACCGGAAGTGGAATTGGTGGCGACTTATTTGCCATTGTCTGGGATGCCAAAACCAAACAACTGTACGGATTGAATGCCAGCGGGCGTTCTCCTAAAAGCCTGACCCTTGATTATTTTCAAAAAAAGGGACTCAAGAAAATTCCTGCGCATGGGGCGCTTCCGGTAAGTGTGCCAGGTGCAGTAGATGGTTGGTTTAGTTTGCACAAAAAATTTGGCAAACTCAAAATGACCACTATACTCAACCCAGCCATTCAATACGCTGAAAAGGGTTTTCCCCTGACAGAGTTAATTGCTTATTATATGAACCGTTCAATTCCGTTTTATCTGGGCAAGGGGTTTCCTAATATCAAAGAAACTTACACCATTAATGGTAAGGCGCCTCAAAAAGGACAAATCTTCAAGAATCCGGCGCTTGCCAATACCTATCGTATCATTGCCAAAAAAGGGCGGGATGGTTTTTACAAAGGCAAAGTAGCGCGTACGATTGCCCGCTTTATCAAGTCACAGGGAGGTTTTTTGTCTTACAACGATTTAGCCAGTCATTCGTCTGAATGGGTAAAGCCGGTAGCTGTCAACTATCGGGGCTACGATGTATGGGAGCTGCCACCCAATGGGCAAGGCATTGCTGCTTTACAAATGTTGAATATACTTGAAGGGTTTGATTTTAGTAAAATTAGTTTTGGCAGCCCTAAGCACATCCATTTGGTCACAGAGGCCAAAAAACTAGTGTTTGAAGACCGGGCAAAATATTATGCTGACATGCAGTTTAGTAAAGTACCCTTACAAACACTCATTTCTAAAGAGTATGCCGCCAAACGGCGTAAACTTATCAATCGCAAACGCGCGGGACGCAACTTTACGGCAGGCAAAATAAGTAAAGGAGAGACTATTTACCTGACCGTTGCTGACAAAGACGGCAACATGGTATCGCTGATTCAAAGCAACTATAGAGGGATGGGATCAGGTATGGTACCTCCAGGGTTAGGCTTTATGTTACAAGATAGGGGCGAGTTGTTTTCTTTGCAAAAAGGGCAAGCCAATACTTATGCACCAGGTAAGCGCCCCTTTCATACCATTATTCCTGCGTTTGTTACCAAAAATGGCCAACCTTTTATGAGCTTTGGTGTAATGGGAGGAGATTTTCAACCACAAGGGCACACCCAAATTGTGATGAATATGATTGACTTTGGAATGAATCTGCAAGAAGCAGGTGATGCCCCACGTATGGATCATACCGGATCTGCTACTCCTACCGGGTTTGCCAATAAAGGAAGAGGCGAAATAAGGTTAGAAAGCGGGTTTGACTACAGTACCATTCGTCAATTGATGGCCATGGGACACAAAGTGGGTTTTGCCCGAGGTATTTATGGTGGCTACCAGGCCATTATGTATGATGCCAAAAACAAGGTATATTATGGAGCTTCTGAGTCGCGTAAAGACGGGCAGGCAGCCGGGTATTAG
- a CDS encoding SPFH domain-containing protein produces MPLPVVLVIVTFACLIFMGAVLLYAQCIKIAPPGFALIRTGMAGSNVSFTRLLAYPVLHKVECMDIRYKHFTLICENNEGATCADDMQVNLHFSFMMRVNHSEDDIVKVAQSIGCQQVGQTATLRQLFEAKFLEAIKTTTRQFSYESLLKERDAYKAEVLQAIGGDLSGFILNNASITHIGLTPRQYLDPDILSGAKALKALTERLAQVHKDVSELPLTQTATNAKEQQFLLAFQQGESAAIHQAHIRFLREQGALDVRLVSLKVKLEAEVSPDIRTRLQKQIEDLKRKRQDLKTQFEVEKKSIKVRYQRKLLAAKRSNELPPEP; encoded by the coding sequence ATGCCATTACCAGTTGTACTAGTGATTGTAACTTTTGCCTGCTTAATTTTCATGGGCGCTGTGCTGCTATATGCTCAATGTATAAAAATAGCTCCACCCGGCTTTGCCCTTATCCGTACAGGTATGGCTGGCAGCAATGTGTCTTTTACCCGGCTCCTGGCCTACCCTGTATTGCATAAAGTAGAATGCATGGACATACGTTATAAGCACTTTACCCTCATTTGTGAAAACAACGAAGGTGCCACTTGTGCCGACGATATGCAAGTAAATTTACATTTCAGTTTTATGATGCGCGTCAATCATTCAGAAGATGACATCGTGAAGGTGGCTCAAAGCATAGGGTGCCAACAAGTTGGACAAACAGCTACCTTGCGTCAATTATTTGAAGCAAAGTTTTTAGAAGCAATCAAAACAACCACTCGGCAATTTAGTTACGAAAGCTTACTCAAAGAAAGGGATGCCTACAAAGCAGAGGTACTCCAGGCAATTGGCGGAGACTTAAGCGGCTTTATTTTAAATAATGCCAGTATTACCCACATTGGGCTTACCCCCCGGCAATACCTTGACCCTGATATCTTGTCGGGAGCCAAGGCACTTAAAGCACTGACAGAACGCCTGGCTCAAGTACACAAGGATGTCAGTGAACTGCCACTAACACAAACTGCGACCAATGCCAAAGAACAACAGTTTTTGCTGGCGTTTCAGCAGGGAGAAAGTGCAGCCATTCATCAGGCACACATTCGGTTTTTGCGTGAGCAGGGCGCGCTCGATGTTCGTTTGGTATCCCTGAAGGTCAAGCTTGAAGCTGAAGTTTCGCCCGATATTCGCACACGTTTGCAAAAGCAAATAGAAGACCTCAAGCGCAAACGCCAAGACTTGAAAACGCAATTTGAAGTAGAAAAAAAAAGTATCAAAGTACGTTATCAGCGCAAGCTATTGGCAGCTAAACGCAGCAATGAACTGCCCCCTGAGCCTTAA
- a CDS encoding prolipoprotein diacylglyceryl transferase has product MLSYINWATSPEIFSIGPLTIRWYGLLFASGFLIGQQIIAKIFKIEGKPEADLEKLLIYMVVCTVVGARLGHVLFYDPSQYFSASDPLAIFRIWEGGLASHGAAIAIPVGLYLYSRKREGQSFLWVVDRIVIVVALGAAFIRTGNLMNSEIIGKPTTASYGVVFSGTYKNGLADQKFYQREIEDINVDLMGRDTTVNKTPHTSVKVNITFKRRAIDTSAARQYAQKTLMTMNRYSTAAHFKKLNPPVINVAIKDKKVVASVNGLYAVPRHAAQFYEAISSLFLFCLLLLVYSRYKSQTPEGLLFGLFMVILFTLRIVYEFVKPVQSELVGMGDFFNMGQWLSVPGVVVGLVLLGIAAKNAKKIKQTDG; this is encoded by the coding sequence ATGCTAAGTTATATCAATTGGGCTACTTCCCCTGAAATATTTTCAATAGGGCCACTCACCATTCGTTGGTATGGATTACTGTTTGCCTCAGGCTTTTTAATTGGTCAGCAAATTATTGCAAAAATATTTAAAATAGAAGGCAAGCCTGAAGCTGATCTAGAGAAGTTACTCATTTATATGGTAGTGTGTACTGTAGTAGGTGCGCGTTTAGGGCATGTTTTGTTCTATGATCCCAGCCAATATTTTTCAGCTTCCGACCCTTTGGCTATCTTTAGAATATGGGAGGGAGGCTTGGCTAGTCATGGAGCTGCCATAGCCATACCTGTAGGCTTGTATTTATATTCGCGAAAAAGAGAAGGCCAAAGTTTTTTATGGGTGGTAGACCGCATTGTGATTGTAGTGGCTTTGGGAGCTGCTTTTATCCGTACTGGTAACTTAATGAACTCAGAAATTATTGGTAAACCCACGACTGCTTCTTATGGGGTGGTATTTAGTGGAACTTACAAAAATGGGTTGGCTGACCAGAAGTTTTATCAACGAGAGATAGAAGACATCAACGTAGATTTGATGGGGCGAGATACTACCGTTAATAAAACCCCTCACACTTCTGTCAAAGTAAATATTACCTTTAAACGCAGGGCTATAGACACAAGTGCAGCCCGTCAGTATGCACAAAAAACCCTGATGACAATGAATCGGTATTCTACTGCGGCTCATTTCAAAAAGCTGAATCCACCCGTGATCAATGTTGCCATCAAAGACAAAAAAGTAGTGGCAAGTGTCAATGGTTTATACGCTGTACCCCGACACGCTGCACAGTTTTATGAAGCCATTTCGTCCTTATTTCTGTTTTGTTTACTGTTGCTAGTATACAGTCGTTACAAAAGCCAAACTCCAGAAGGCTTATTATTTGGCTTATTTATGGTCATTTTATTTACCCTTCGTATTGTATACGAGTTTGTCAAGCCGGTTCAATCTGAGCTGGTAGGTATGGGCGATTTCTTTAACATGGGGCAGTGGCTTAGCGTACCAGGCGTAGTGGTAGGTTTGGTGTTGCTGGGTATAGCAGCAAAAAATGCAAAGAAAATAAAGCAGACTGATGGCTAA
- a CDS encoding dienelactone hydrolase family protein, whose product MFAPLWNSSDIAERQQIALQIADLNPDFAKAYQQLKQGQVYTTAVTRGFVEWQLPNNIAREPHYCLVFIPYHYTPTQKYTVKVFLHGLVSTKNKQGCIHKFIDTQAATYEHRNYISVYPAGFKTSPWWAESQLENLANILAQLKQQYNIDENRVHLAGMSDGGTGAYYMANTCPTLWASFFPYLANIAGLNALSQRQIYVSNFKNRPFLIVNGEKDHVFPPKIVIPYAELLRKAGIDMDFYMLENAGHNMDWFPAMKSKVIEFITTHPRQPLPDQLYWETETVDKHARVHWLIIDKLTKESENTDRLVSVNTILNYHNQMFRRDKVSGRVRAQKNGNEVVLTSDNVSEVTILCSPAHFDFAHPVRVIANQQVVFDKILSPSITTLLKWHAIDNDRTMLFGAEIKVKIA is encoded by the coding sequence ATGTTTGCCCCTCTCTGGAACTCTTCTGATATTGCCGAAAGGCAACAAATCGCCTTACAAATTGCTGACCTGAACCCTGATTTCGCTAAAGCATACCAACAACTCAAACAAGGACAGGTATACACCACTGCGGTAACTCGTGGATTTGTTGAGTGGCAACTCCCCAATAACATTGCCCGGGAGCCTCACTATTGTTTGGTGTTTATCCCTTACCACTATACCCCTACCCAAAAATATACGGTCAAAGTATTTTTACACGGGTTGGTAAGCACAAAAAATAAGCAAGGATGTATACACAAGTTTATCGACACGCAGGCCGCCACCTATGAACACCGCAACTATATTTCAGTGTATCCGGCGGGTTTCAAAACCTCTCCTTGGTGGGCAGAAAGTCAACTCGAAAACCTGGCAAATATTCTGGCCCAACTAAAACAACAATACAATATTGACGAAAACAGGGTACACCTTGCCGGAATGTCGGATGGTGGTACAGGGGCTTATTACATGGCCAATACTTGCCCTACACTCTGGGCAAGTTTTTTTCCTTATTTGGCAAATATTGCCGGACTCAATGCCTTAAGCCAGCGCCAAATCTATGTGTCTAACTTCAAAAACCGCCCTTTTTTGATTGTAAACGGAGAAAAAGACCACGTATTCCCGCCCAAAATTGTGATACCGTATGCCGAACTTTTGCGCAAAGCAGGCATTGACATGGATTTTTATATGCTCGAAAATGCAGGACACAATATGGACTGGTTTCCGGCAATGAAAAGTAAAGTCATAGAGTTTATCACTACCCACCCAAGGCAACCTTTGCCCGATCAGCTTTATTGGGAAACCGAAACTGTAGATAAACACGCCCGTGTTCATTGGCTGATCATCGACAAACTGACTAAAGAGTCGGAAAATACAGATCGTTTGGTCAGTGTAAATACCATATTGAACTACCACAACCAAATGTTTAGGCGAGACAAGGTGTCGGGGCGGGTACGTGCCCAAAAAAATGGCAATGAAGTAGTACTGACCAGTGACAATGTAAGTGAGGTCACCATTTTATGTTCGCCAGCTCATTTTGACTTTGCCCACCCCGTGAGAGTTATTGCTAATCAACAGGTTGTATTCGATAAAATACTTTCACCCAGTATCACCACTTTGCTTAAGTGGCACGCCATAGACAACGACCGTACAATGTTGTTTGGGGCAGAGATAAAAGTAAAAATCGCCTGA
- a CDS encoding reverse transcriptase domain-containing protein yields the protein MANQTTTNWRAELRSVGKQYFEIQEMIRMGFLKLDPAELDMLKQRYTELNKVNKELNKLSKELEGLEDITPLIKEIRKNRIERVKAARAIRKVEKAQKEKERKAEIAQRKKDTPYYLGDGVSAGLKFEGGNEAQLKEAGLPVVNNVRDLSELMAMPQSDILWLSYHRKAASMDHYSRFQIPKRKGGFRSIASPKPKTRKAQQWILENILSKIDCHEAAMAFRPGKSIADNAHFHLQAEVLIRIDLKDFFPSLKFGRVKGLFKSFGYNEGVASVLALMCTDALRLSAKLEGKQYFVALGERYLPQGACTSPAITNLICRKLDNRLSKLGDKLDWKYTRYADDMVFSSSNKETDLKHILGLSKKIIGEENFVIHPDKTMVMRGHQRQTVTGVVVNNDEIRISRRDMRNFRAFLHQYEQKGAAEMTKQLGKDATAYGKGYLAFVQMINPAQAEKFKAKHGWLSQA from the coding sequence ATGGCAAATCAAACAACGACAAACTGGCGGGCTGAGTTAAGGAGTGTCGGTAAACAATATTTTGAGATTCAGGAGATGATTCGCATGGGCTTTCTGAAGCTAGACCCTGCCGAATTGGATATGCTCAAACAACGGTATACAGAATTAAACAAGGTCAATAAAGAGCTTAATAAGTTAAGCAAAGAACTAGAGGGGCTGGAAGATATAACCCCTTTGATCAAAGAAATTAGAAAAAACCGGATTGAGCGGGTAAAGGCGGCACGTGCCATTAGAAAGGTAGAAAAAGCACAAAAAGAAAAGGAAAGAAAAGCTGAAATTGCCCAACGCAAAAAAGACACCCCTTATTACCTGGGCGATGGGGTATCGGCCGGGCTCAAGTTTGAAGGAGGCAACGAAGCCCAACTCAAAGAGGCAGGTTTGCCTGTGGTAAATAATGTGCGCGATTTGTCGGAATTGATGGCGATGCCACAAAGCGATATTTTGTGGTTGTCGTATCACCGCAAGGCGGCTTCTATGGACCACTATAGCCGTTTTCAAATTCCGAAACGCAAGGGAGGGTTTAGAAGCATTGCCTCGCCCAAACCCAAAACCCGCAAGGCGCAGCAATGGATTCTGGAAAATATTTTAAGTAAAATAGACTGCCACGAAGCAGCCATGGCTTTTCGACCAGGCAAGTCCATTGCTGATAACGCCCACTTTCACCTCCAGGCCGAAGTACTCATCAGAATTGACCTGAAAGACTTTTTTCCTTCGCTTAAGTTTGGCAGGGTCAAGGGCTTATTTAAGTCTTTTGGCTACAACGAAGGGGTGGCGTCGGTGTTGGCCCTGATGTGTACCGATGCTTTGCGGTTGAGCGCCAAGCTAGAGGGAAAACAATACTTCGTTGCCTTGGGCGAACGTTATTTGCCCCAGGGAGCTTGTACTTCGCCTGCCATTACCAACCTGATTTGCCGCAAGCTCGACAATCGCTTGAGCAAGTTGGGCGATAAGCTTGACTGGAAATATACCCGTTACGCCGATGACATGGTGTTTTCGAGCAGTAACAAAGAGACTGACCTGAAGCATATCCTGGGCTTGTCGAAAAAGATTATTGGCGAAGAAAACTTTGTGATTCACCCAGACAAAACAATGGTGATGCGAGGGCACCAACGCCAAACCGTGACAGGAGTGGTGGTAAACAATGATGAGATACGTATCTCGCGCCGCGATATGCGTAATTTCCGGGCGTTTTTGCACCAATATGAACAAAAAGGGGCGGCTGAAATGACCAAACAATTGGGCAAAGATGCCACTGCCTATGGTAAGGGATATTTGGCTTTTGTGCAGATGATTAACCCTGCTCAAGCCGAAAAGTTTAAGGCTAAACATGGGTGGTTGAGCCAAGCCTAA
- a CDS encoding lipocalin family protein — protein sequence MKFLNGLLIIAVFAFVTACGGGAKTENTEGDTTSTAETKKDGESTEVNKEDETKKEDQNAPKVLLVAQKWGYDVAASVGMLPEEDQKKISEEQKKAMQGMSMEFKADGTYEMALNGETKEKGTWTMSEDGKTITTKEEGKDKEVIANLKEMTAEKMVIEMKDGEKTETFVMVKFVAPVTEEVKTEGNKEETKKEEVKTEEKN from the coding sequence ATGAAATTTTTAAATGGACTCTTGATTATAGCAGTATTTGCTTTTGTAACTGCTTGTGGTGGTGGTGCCAAAACTGAAAACACTGAAGGTGACACTACTAGCACTGCTGAAACTAAAAAAGATGGCGAAAGCACTGAAGTAAACAAAGAAGACGAAACTAAAAAAGAGGACCAAAATGCTCCTAAAGTTTTGTTAGTAGCCCAAAAGTGGGGATACGATGTGGCTGCTTCTGTAGGAATGTTGCCTGAGGAAGACCAAAAGAAAATCTCTGAAGAGCAGAAAAAAGCAATGCAGGGAATGTCTATGGAGTTCAAAGCTGATGGTACTTACGAAATGGCTTTAAACGGCGAAACTAAAGAAAAAGGTACTTGGACCATGAGCGAAGATGGCAAAACCATCACTACTAAAGAAGAAGGTAAAGACAAAGAAGTAATTGCTAACCTTAAAGAAATGACTGCTGAGAAGATGGTTATTGAAATGAAGGATGGCGAAAAAACTGAAACTTTTGTAATGGTTAAGTTTGTAGCTCCTGTAACAGAAGAAGTGAAAACTGAAGGCAACAAAGAAGAAACTAAAAAAGAAGAAGTAAAGACTGAAGAGAAGAACTAA
- a CDS encoding peptidoglycan recognition protein family protein: protein MKRPLKKGVSGTGETRKVQEFLKALGHYKGALDDDFGPKTEAAVKEFQQKRFVTGIVNEFTYDALEEAFAEKNPPPVPLTIKEKQTFLKAKGYYLGAIDGMFGPSSKKAEKDFKLAEGLDARTNMRAALVKPDYEGVTSSFLRLGQYYDSVYPKKQIVIHHTAGGPSATATKNWWDSNPQRVATDFIIDQNGSVIRVFPKGYWAWHIGLGRPDLDSQAIGIEVCNYGYLTKQGTIFRNAYGGIVNNVYTLAEPYKGHVYYENYTDAQFASLDKLLRALIDEYEIPLNKDTFKAGQGGIFELMPEASSGKKGIYAHGAYLFGKTDMYPHPKLLSLLKNL from the coding sequence ATGAAACGACCTCTTAAAAAAGGAGTAAGCGGTACTGGCGAAACTCGCAAAGTTCAGGAATTTCTAAAAGCGCTTGGGCACTATAAAGGTGCTTTAGACGATGACTTTGGCCCTAAAACCGAAGCCGCAGTAAAAGAATTTCAACAAAAGCGTTTTGTGACTGGTATTGTAAATGAGTTTACCTATGATGCTCTGGAGGAGGCATTTGCTGAGAAAAACCCACCACCTGTTCCACTTACCATTAAAGAAAAGCAAACCTTTTTGAAAGCCAAAGGCTATTACCTGGGTGCCATTGATGGCATGTTTGGACCATCCAGCAAAAAAGCCGAAAAAGATTTTAAACTTGCCGAAGGTTTAGACGCACGTACCAATATGAGGGCTGCCCTGGTAAAACCCGATTATGAAGGAGTAACCAGTAGTTTTTTGAGGTTAGGGCAGTATTATGATTCTGTGTACCCTAAAAAACAAATTGTGATACACCACACTGCTGGAGGACCCTCTGCTACTGCCACCAAAAACTGGTGGGACAGTAACCCCCAAAGAGTGGCTACCGACTTTATTATTGACCAAAACGGAAGTGTTATAAGGGTTTTTCCTAAAGGTTATTGGGCCTGGCATATTGGGCTGGGGCGACCCGATCTCGACTCTCAAGCGATAGGGATAGAGGTATGCAACTATGGGTATTTGACAAAACAAGGAACAATATTTAGAAATGCTTACGGGGGCATTGTAAACAATGTATACACGTTGGCTGAGCCTTACAAGGGGCATGTTTACTACGAAAACTACACCGATGCTCAGTTTGCATCGCTCGATAAATTATTGAGGGCTTTGATTGATGAATATGAGATCCCTTTGAATAAAGATACGTTTAAAGCAGGACAAGGGGGGATTTTTGAATTGATGCCTGAAGCCAGTAGTGGAAAAAAAGGAATTTACGCACACGGAGCCTACTTATTTGGTAAAACAGATATGTATCCTCACCCCAAACTACTCTCTTTACTTAAGAATTTGTAA